The genomic segment ACAAAAGGACTAGAATCCTGCCCTCCACCCTCTTCATTCCACTCACGACGTGATATGGTGGAAGCACATCCACgcgcagagagagagagtggagaACGCATGGCACAGTGATACTCCGAGGGTAGAGAAGAAGTTTCCCAGAGTGAATGAAAGGTGTCATGTGACTTTAGGGCctcataaaattacaaaaaccagAGAACAAAAGTCTTTGAACCCTTTtatctctctcactctctccaATAATAATGTCACAATAACTCTTATAGtattgagagagaagaaagagaggtCGAGAGGAACCCACCACATTTTTTCGCTTTCTAGGAAAACcatattgagagagagagagagagagagagagagagctgagtgaagaagatgatgatcttatgaagagagagagagagaggggtcgGCAAGACAACAAATACTAGTGTTgtctactactactactactaaatGTATCTTATAACACAACAAAGAGATACTAGAGCTTAGTAAAGGGTCGttattgctttcttttttacttcTCCTCCTCATCAGTCTCTTCTACTTCTCTTTCTCACTGCCCCATCTTCCAGAGAAAACTCAGTCATCTCTCCCTCCCAGGCcccaacattttatttatttatttcttgctcTCACAAAAGCCAAAGTGACAGTTGTGTTCAGTGTTACTATTGTCTGTATACTACTCTACCAACAGAAACCCCAGAGCCTAGCAGCAGCGGCAGGCCACAACTGTAGCAGCAACCAGTCCTActtggagaaaaaaagaagggaaaagaatAACGAAGCCCACCCCAACAAACAAGATCTCTTTCTTTCTGCTATTGTTCTCTCTCTCAACAAATCTCCCTTTCTCTGATACAATTTCAGAGTTCTTGACCCCACTTCGATCACATAACACCTACATACACACATCCTTGGATTTAGTTTCCCCTTCTAAAAATCTAATCTatcctcccttctctctcttctataattatcataaaaacgcACTCATCTTGTATATTTACTtacataacatatatatatatatatatatatatatatataatattgttttttcttatttcttacaAAATTATCAGTTGTGGCTACTACAAGGATTAGGCAGCTCCTATCAGACACCGGTGCCTTTGCTGACTGGGCCACCTCTAATTCCTCCGGTATCCGTACCGCTGGTCCAGACGACCTCTCACTCGGCTTCAATGCCGGTCCCACCGCCGCTGATGCATCCGCCGGCCAAGCATCCGGTACAACATGGCCTAACTCATCCAGGTCCATCAACTACAACCTCCCTCCAGATATAGGCATGGTGGGCCTTCGCGATGTCTTCGTTGTGGCTCCTGCTGCTCCcttcaaccaccaccaccaccaccaccaccaccagcatcATGAGCAAATCAATCTTTCAACAGCAGATCCAATCAATGCTTCCAATGCTACAGCTCTTGGTGTTGGGGTAGGTGTTGGTGTCATTCCACTCCTTACATCAGCGCCTTGTCTTACGCCACAAAACATGGATGATCAAGATTTGTTGCATAATGGTCGAAACAAGATTAGTGGAATTCATCAGTTTTGGCAAAACCAAGGCACTCAATATATCAAGAAAGCTTCTGACACCACCCCTTCGATTATTGATCATCACAATAATTCTTCAACAGCGAATCTTCTACTACAAAGTGGAAATGGTGGAGGTAATGGTAGTGGAAATCTTGGAGGGAATTCATCATCGTCTGCTACAACTACGTGTGAGGATTGTGGAAACCAAGCGAAGAAAGATTGTAGCCATAGAAGGTGTAGGACGTGTTGTAAAAGCCGTGGTTTTGATTGTGCTACTCATGTGAAGAGCACGTGGGTAGCGGCTGCGAGGAGGAGAGAGCGTCAGCTTATAGCAACTGCTGGTGGTGGTGCTGGTTCCACTGGGTCTACTTCTGGTTCCAAGAAACCTAGGCTTATAAACTCTCAAGCTACTACTACTTCTCATACTTCCACTTCTAATACGACTCCTCCAAGGAGCTATGACACGAGTTCTAGTCACCAAGGTTTTTGAGTTTAACATTTtactgttattgttttttttctttctttagagAAAGGTTTAGGGTTGTTTATGTAAACGTGAAATTTTGACTAGGGTTTTTGTTGAATTATGTTTGCAGATGCAGGTTTTAAAGAGAGATTACCGGTGCAAGTAACTGCACCAGCAGTTTTTAGGTGTGTTAGAGTGACAGCAGTGGAAGATGGTGAAGACCAGTATGCGTATCAGGCTGTGGTGAAGATTGGTGGTCATGTTTTCAAAGGGTTTCTATATGACCAAGGAGTTGAAACAAGAGATGGGTTCCCTAATATATCTGAATTGCATTTGGGTGCTGCTaacggcggcggcggcggcggcggcgcaGGGAGACATGGGGCCTCTTCTTCCCCGATTCTCGATCCTTCAGATGTTTATGGTGCTTCTGCTGGAGGGTTACTAGGAGGTTCGGCCTTTGGAAATCCAATAAATTAAGGTTTATGAAGGAGTAACATTCTTGTCTAATTTTTCTTAGGTCCGCTAATTATTATCAATAGGGTTTTGGTAAGTTGCCCCTTAATTTGTACCTTAGTAACATATGTTCCATCTTTGAAATTTTCAGCTTCTTGGTTTTAGCATTCTCGCTCCTCAATTCTACTTGCCTTTTGTAATTGCACTTTGAGGATCCTCACATAGCAAAGAAGCTGCCTTATCTCACTAGTAGAGAATTCCTGTatcaaattttagaaaagatagttaataaaatttcaaaaatcctaTTCCACCAGATGTATTAGTTCTGAAACtgcgatgaaaaaaaaatctgtttgttttcttgaagtTGTAGCCTTCTTTTTAATCTTTCCGTCTCCTTGCTCTTTTGGTTAGttaaatttttgtattataaaGGTGAGATCTACAGTGTAAAGTATAATGCATCATCAAGAGGCATCGTGGTATgaacttaactttttatatgtagCAATTTGTCTCGCCTGGATTCAAAATCCCACTCATGCTTTACCCATAGTAAGGAACTTATCTTGTCCTAAAACTTCCCCATATGACTAATTAAATgtgtgattatttttctttcctccaTTGTTAACTTGCAATCCTGTACTTTCCTGGTTGCTGGCTAACAATTTGTTGCACTGGTTGCTTCCTTTTGGGTTAGTTTGGTTCCATCAGCTAGAAGTAAATGTGGAAATCGTCATTATTGTGCTGCTTTAGACTTTAGCATGAGAAGTAGTTGCCATGTCACTATCATTTATTGCCAAACAAGAAAGAGCATAACATGGATGTCCTTTTCCTCCCACTTAGCTACCTGTAACATTTTTGTAATGCAGACAACCATGGATTTGCATGCACACATGAATCATATGGTGTACCTGTTGCTTCTGTTATCCTGGTATTTGAAACGCATCCCCCTcaattagcatattaaaattgtTTCTATCCTTCATATCATCTTTTAGAGTTTAACCTATTGAGGTCTGCATATGTTTCTGGAATCATTCATGCCCTCCTTGTGTGCTTAAACCATGGTTTAGTGAACTGAACCTGCTAATACAACGTCTTTGGTGTAGATAATTGAATTATTACCTCGTGATGTTGTTTGTTTGTCCAATTATAATGAAACATGCAATGTATAGAATATTTGAACAATATTCTATATAACTATGTgagctttcttgtgtttgtcaATCTGGTGGTGGTGTCATTTCTGCCCACCGGGTTAATTACTGTCCTGGATGTCTGTTCGGCTTGTAATGATACTTTATTCCTTGAGATGCTTCAGATGTATCTGACTTATCCTTTTGGCTACAATCTTGTGTACAGTTGTTGGCTAGTATGGATTAATTAAAGAGTCGGTATGTATTTTAATCCATGCTTGGCCTTTTCCTTTCCGCGCGCTGACATGTTGTCCCCCATTAGATCTCTTAGCATTGTTTATAAATAGATAGATTTTTTCGTGTGGATCATTATCTTTCCTTCTTTACATATTCTTAGatgtaatattattattgtttttgataAGCTGCATGCCACTTTTTGTAAATCATGTATATGTATGGAACAACAGCAGTCCCATGAAGATTGTTTCGTGTCATACTTTAGTGGACACTTCGTATTTACAGCAGATGGCAGCATTATGCCTATGTACTTGAGAGGTACTGAAACATATTCTTGTGCTCATTATTTGGTTGAAAGAGTAGTGGTGGTTTTGAGATCTGTGGATGCACATTGTGTTTCATTTTGAATGATCAAAAACATTAACATGGCCACCTGGGGGCATTTTTTTCCTAGCATATTGTGAATCTTCATGTAATGGGTATGATAAATTCTCTTGTTGCATCGATAGGCTTTTTagctttgttttaaaatacactTTGTTTAAATATGTTGTCATTTTCTTTGGATATTTTTGTTCGGAAGTGTCATTTACGGGCTGACTGATCATTTTCTTGGATTCATGCTTGTGAGTATTACGTTTTTGAAATGACATGTCTTACTGAATAGAATGGCAATTGTTAGGCAAAAAGTAGAGTAGTCATTCTCACTTGAAATAGGTGTTCGCATAACTAATTTTACCGGAGGAATCACTGTATTTTATGTCTGACTTAGCACCAACGAAGATCCTCTTTTGCATGGTTGTAACCCGTGTTTAGATCCTGCAGGAGGAACTTATCATCATGTCCTTTGAATTTTCCTTGTAACTAAGAAAACTAACTGAAACAGCAGAAGCTAAATACTAGGGAGAAGGGCTGTGATCGATGTTGAGTGTCCTTGGTACAAGACAGACACGGTAACTAAActgttttcaaaatgctttgCATAGGTAAAACATAGGAGCTGAGGGTTAGGGTTTGTAGGAATGCACATATGGCGTGCATAGTGCGTGTCTTGTAATATATCTACATCCAGATTAAGGGTGAGGAATAAAAGTTACTTGCTTCTATCCTGTCGATGCTAAACGTTCCCGCTTTTTGTCTTCTTTGCATATATAGTTGTCTAATAGGTAGCAACCCCAAGAGAAAATTAACTACAGGGTGAGAGTGCGAGGTCTGGTTTATGGTTTTGATGCGGTAGCCAGACGTGTGGGGTTGGTTTTGTAGgtttttgcttttgttgttAGCAGTTCTTTGAACTTTATTGGAGCACGCCATTAGACTAATGCATTACTGTTGGAGGTGCACCTGTGAATACTT from the Populus nigra chromosome 1, ddPopNigr1.1, whole genome shotgun sequence genome contains:
- the LOC133701271 gene encoding protein LATERAL ROOT PRIMORDIUM 1-like, translated to MVGLRDVFVVAPAAPFNHHHHHHHHQHHEQINLSTADPINASNATALGVGVGVGVIPLLTSAPCLTPQNMDDQDLLHNGRNKISGIHQFWQNQGTQYIKKASDTTPSIIDHHNNSSTANLLLQSGNGGGNGSGNLGGNSSSSATTTCEDCGNQAKKDCSHRRCRTCCKSRGFDCATHVKSTWVAAARRRERQLIATAGGGAGSTGSTSGSKKPRLINSQATTTSHTSTSNTTPPRSYDTSSSHQDAGFKERLPVQVTAPAVFRCVRVTAVEDGEDQYAYQAVVKIGGHVFKGFLYDQGVETRDGFPNISELHLGAANGGGGGGGAGRHGASSSPILDPSDVYGASAGGLLGGSAFGNPIN